The Streptomyces sp. A2-16 sequence CGCGGGCACGGTGGGATCGACGTCGGCGTACGGCACGGTCCCGTAGGTGCGCACCAGCGGAACCAGGGAGCGACGCACGGTGCCCGTGTCGGACAACCGGGTCGGAGGGTCGATGCCCGGGGGCGCGCGCAGCGGGACGACGGCGCCTCCGGAGTCCGCGAGCCGGGCGGCGAGCCCGGGCAGTTCGACCGTGGGGCACCATCCGGCGAGTGCGGCGGCACTCCCCCGGCGCACCGCCGCCTCGCGATACGTCTCCAACTCGGCCTCGCCGGCCAGAAGGCCGGTCCGCCCCTGGCGGGCGAGGTCGTCGAGGTCGGGTTCCCATGGGGACAGGACAGCGGGCTCGGACGCGGTTCCCAGGGACTGAAGGTGGCGCGCCGCGGGGCCGGACCTCCCGGGATCCTCGGGCCGGTCCAGCTCGACGCAGCCGGCGTCGGCGACCCGTACGAGGGTCTCGCGCAGGGCGTCGGCGGGCGCGACCACGGCCACCCTGCGCATGCGGTCGGGGATCAGGGAGTCAGCCCAGGAGTTCATCGAAGGCCTCCAGGGCACGGCCGTCGTGCGCGGCACATTCCAGTGCGGCACGCACCCGCCAGGCGTCGGCCCCCAGGACGGCGGCCGCGCCGACCACGGGAGACATGTCGAACCCGGCCCTCGCCAGCATCGACACCGCGTCCCGCTCGACCGACGGCCACCAGCGGGCCTCGGCGCGCCACAGGTCCTTCGGCTCCTCGGCGCCCTCCAGCGCCCAGCGGGCGGAGGCCGGCAGCCGGGCACGGAACTCGGTGAAGGCGGGCGCCCGTACGGCGGCCGTGCCGAGCAGCCGTACGGCGTCCCGCTGGGCCGTTCCGGTCAGCCGGTGTCCGGTCAGATGGACCTCACGGGCCAGCACCAGCGCGGCCTCGCCGGCCGCCCAGCGCGCGGCCACGGGCACCTGCGCCGCGGTGCGGGCCGCTGCCGACAGCCGCATCCCGGTGAGCAGGGCCGCGGGGGCGGCGGATCCGGGATCACCCCATTCGGAGGCGGCCAGGACGGCCCGCACGCCGGCCGGGGAGGTGGCGCGGGACAGCCGTGGCCAGGCGGTCGCCAGCGCGCCGAGCCGGTGGGGCGGGGGCTGGGGGGCGCCGGACAGAGAGCGCAGACGGTCCCGGGTGTTGGCGATCTCGAATCCGGAAGCCAGCAGTCGTAGGACGGCGGCACCGGGCCGTGGCTGCCATCCGGCCAGTACCCGCAGCTGCCACAGCAGGGCGCCCGCCACGGCCCGTTGGGCCTGGCCCGGACCGGCCGTCGGGTCGAGCCCGCGGCGATAGACGGTGTTGGCCAGGACCCGCAGGGCTTCGGACAGGCTCGGCGCGGCGGCCAGTTCGCGTGCCGCCCGGGGCCCGGCGCGTGCGGCGGCCATCGCCCTGGCACGGGTGGCGCCGGCGACCCAGCCCGCGCTCATGGCGCATCCCGGTGAGGTTCGGCGTCGAGGTCCCGGGCCACCCGGGCCACCATGCGGGCGGCCAGTTCCGGGGTGCGTGCTCGAGCCCTGTCCCGCAGCTCACGTACGGCCTGCCGTACCGCCACGTCTTCGCGTTCGGCGTCGGCGACCGCCTGTGCGAGCAGCCGGGCCGCGGTCTCGCTCCTGACCCGCCGGGCGCGTGCCCGGGCCGTGTGCACGGTCCGGGCGGCCTCGTCGGCCGCGGCGCGACGCCGCTCGCGGGCCTTGTGGCCGGCGGCCTCGCGGACGGCCGCGGCCTCGGTGAGGGTGTCGTCCAGCAGGGCGAGGGTGGGCTCCAGTTCGGCCGTGAGCTCTGCGGTCCGATCCGCGGGAACGGCTCCGGCGACCGCACGGCCGGGTGGGGCGGCCGGTCGCCAGCGTGCGAGGAACTCGCGCAGCGCAGGCATGGGCACCTCCGTATCGCCACAGTGCCCCCACGTTTCCTGTCTTCACGTTAGGAAACGGGTCAGGGCCTCCACAGAGGCCGTTCGACCTGCGCACGGGGGCCGGACGGCCCTGTACCCCTCGCGGTGGCGGCGGGAGAGTGGGCATAGGAGTCATGTTCCGCGCACCGCGGGAGGTAGTCATGGATGACCGAGACGCGCGGGAAGGCGCGGCTGCGTCCGCCGAGGCACGTCACGCGGTGCCACTTTACGCACGGAAACCGGTCGAGGAGTTCCGTCAGACCATGATGGTGCGCTACCTCCAGGCCGTCGCCTCGCACGCGGCGCAGGCGGCCGCCGAGGAGCCGGCCGACGCCGTGGCCGCCCAGAGAGCGACGCCTTCGCGGCCCGCCGCTCAGGCGGACACGATCGCCGACCTCCAGGTGCGGCACGTCATGAAGCGGTCCGTCACCGGCGTCACGGCCGACACCCCGTTCCTGGACGTCGCCCGGATGCTGGCTCGCCAGCAGATCGGGGCCGTTCCCGTGGTGGACGGATCCCAGCACGTCCTCGGTGTGATCGCGGAGTCCGACCTGCTCGCCCGGGCCGCCGACCTGTCGGCCCCCGGAGGGCACGCCGGTCCGCTGTCCAGGCTGCTCGGCCGCCACCACGACGTCGGTGAAGCGGGCGGCACGGCCGGCACACTGATGTCGGCACCGGCGCTCACGGTCCGGCCCTGGACGCCCGTGGTGGAGGCGGCCCGCACGGCCGCCGGTTCCCGGATCCGCCAGATCTTCGTGACCGATCACCACGAACGGCTCGTGGGGGTCGTCAGCCGCTCCGAGCTGCTGCACGCTCTGGTCCGGGACGACCGGGCGATCCGTGACGAGATCGTCTCCCACGTCATCCGCAACCGGCTGGGCCTCGCCCCGGGGGAGGTGGAGGTGCGGGTCCGCAACGGCACCGTGACACTCACCGGCACGATCGACCGGGAGCTGATCTCGCGGCTGACCGCGGAAGTGGCGGCCATACCCGACGTGTACGAGGTGGACGACCACCTGATCGCCCACTGAGTCACGGCCCGGCGGCCGGGACTGACGAGGAAGGCCTGACCATGCCCGACACCACGCGCCGGCCCGGTCCCCCGCTGCGGCTCCCGCGAGCGCCGGCGCATCGGGGCGCCGTCGGCCCGCACCGCCCATCCGCGTCGAGCGTCCGGCCGGGGCCGGGCACATCCGACTGACAGACCTGTCGCCCGGGGGGTCAGGTGCCACGTCATCCCGTCGCCGGTGCTCCGGCCGACACCGTCCGGCCGTCGGCGGCCGCTCCGCCCGAGGCATCCGGCACGCCGGTGCAGCGACTGGCTCCGGACGCGGTCCTCGAGGCGTTCGCCACGTCGTCGCACGGGCTGACCTCACAGGAAGCAGACGCACGGCTGCGGACGTACGGCCCCAACGAGCTGGCACGTCCGCGCCCCAGGGGACTGTGGCGACGGTTCGCGGCGCAGTTCACCGACCTGTTCGCGGTGGTCCTGATCGCCTCGTCCGCCCTCACGTTCCTCGCGTACGCGCTCCAGGACCCGCCCGACCCCGGCAACCTCCAGCTCGCCTTCGCGATCCTGGGCGTCGTCGTCCTGAACGCCGTGATCGGCTTCGCCCAGGAGTACTCCGCCGAGCGCACCGCGCAGACGCTCCAGGCCATGGTGCCGCACACCTCCCGCGTACTGCGGGACGGTCAGCGGCGGGAGCTGCCGTCGGGGGCGCTGGTGCCCGGCGACCTCGTTCTGCTGGAGGCGGGGGACTCGGTGTCCGCGGACTGCCGGATCGTGGAGGCCCACGGTCTGTCGGTGAACAACGCTCCCCTGACCGGGGAGAGTTCGGCGGTCGGACGGACACCCGAGCCGAGCGCCGCGGGCAGCGTCCTGGACTCCCGCAACTGTGTCTTCATGGGCACCATGGTGGTCTCCGGATCCGGCAAAGCCGTCGTCCACGCGACCGGGGCGGCCACCGAGTTCGGCCGGATCTTCCGGCTCACCCAGGAGGCACCTCAGCAGAAGACACCGTTGCAGCGCGAGGTCGCGGTCATGGCCCGGCGCGTGGCGGCACTGGCGATCGCGATCGGGGCCGGCGTCTTCGCGCTGCGCCTGCAGACGGGACAGCCGCTGGTGTCGGCCTTCGTGTTCGCGCTCGGGGTGATGGTCGCGCTCGTGCCCGAGGGGCTGCCCGCGACGCTGTCGGTGTCGCTGGCCATCGGGGTCCGGCGGATGGCCCGCCGCCAGGCTCTGGTGAAACGCCTGCTGGCGGTGGAGGCACTGGGGTCCACCACGGTGATCTGCACGGACAAGACCGGCACCCTCACCCAGGCCGAGATGACCGTCACCCGGATCTGGGGCGACGGGGCCTGGCATCCCGTCTCGGGCGTGGGATACGCGCCGATCGGCGAGGTGAGCGACCCCGCGACCGTGCGCGAGCTGCTGCGGTGCGCGGTCCTGTGCACGGACGCCCGGCTGGTGCCGCCCACCGGGCGCGAGGGGTGGCGGGTCCTCGGCGACACCACGGAGGGCGCGATCCTCGTCGCGGCGGCCAAGGCGGGGCTGGACGCCGACGCGGAGAAGGAGGCGGCCCCGCGGACCGGAGAGTTCCCCTTCGATCCCGTCCGCAAGCTGATGAGCACCCTCACCCACCGGGCCGACGCGGACACGCTGTGCGTCAAGGGCGCGCCGCAGGAGCTCCTCGCCCGCTGCACCCGGATACGGCTCGACGGGGCGGAGCGACCACTCACCGAGGCACTGCGGCAGGGCGTGGTCGACGCGAACGACTCGATGGCCGGCCAGGGTCTGCGGGTCCTGGGAGTCGCCGTGCGCCGGATGGAAGAGCCGCCCGACGACGCGGCGGCGGCCGAGTCGGAGCTGACCTTCCTGGGGCTGCTCGGCATGCTCGATCCGCCCAGGCCGGAGGTTTCCGACGCGGTGCAGGCCTGCCGCGGAGCGGGGATCCGGATCGTCATGCTGACCGGTGACCACCCTCTGACGGCCGAGGCGATCGCCCGCCGCGTCGGCATCGTCACCGACCCCTCCCCCACGGTGGTGACCGGCTCCCGGCTCGACACCCTGGACGCCGCGGCCCTCGACGCGCTGGTCGCGGCCCCGGGGCAGTTGCTGCTGTGCCGGGTCAGTCCCGAGCACAAGATGCGGGTCGTGGCGGCGCTCCAGGCCCGGGGCGAGGTCGTCGCCGTCACCGGCGACGGGGCGAATGACGCGCCCGCGCTCAAGCACGCCGACATCGGCGTCGCGATGGGAGCCGGCGGCACGGACGTCGCGCGGGAGGCGTCGGAGATGGTGCTGCTCGACGACTCGTTCGCGTCCATCACCGCGGCGGTGGAGCTGGGCCGGTCCGTCTACCGCAACATCCGCAAGTTCCTCGCCTACCTGTTCAGTCACAACATCGCCGAACTGGTGCCGATCCTCGCCGCCGCCTTCGCGGGCTTCCCGCTGGTGCCGCTGACGGCCATGCAGATCCTCGCCATCGATCTGGGCTCGGATGTGCTTCCGGCCCTGGCGCTGGGGGCGGAGCCACCCGAACGGGACACCATGCGACGTCCGCCCCGCGACCGGCACGAGCGGCTGTTCTCCGCCGAGCTCGTGCGCCGGTTCCTGTTCCTGGGGACCGTGATGTCGATCGGCGTGTGCACCGTGTTCTTCTGGCAGATCCACGCGTCGGGGATCCCCTACGACGACTTCACCGCCGACGACCCCGCCTACCGCAAGGCGATCACCCTCACCCAGGCCGCCATCGTGGTGGGCCAGTTCTTCAACGCACTGGCCGTGCGCACCGACCGGCTCAGCGTGTTCGGTGCCGGACTGTTCTCCAATCCGCGGCTGATCGCGGCGGGCTGTTTCGGGGTGGGCCTGATGGCCGCCATCAGCTACGCGCCGCCGCTCCAGGAGGTGTTCCACACGGCGCCTCTCTCCGTGACGGACTGGGCGGTTCTCACTGCGTTCGGCGTGCTGCTGTTGGCCGCGGAGGAGCTCCGCAAGTGGTGGGTGCGCCGGACCCCGGTCACCATCGAGAGGGCCGCCATCGACAACGACAAGGAGGCGGCGCCATGAGAGTCGTCGTGCTGGGCTGCGGCCGGGTCGGTTCCGCACTGGCCGCGCAACTGGTCAACGAGGGCCACGACGTCCGCGTCATCGACCGCAACCCCCGGACCGAGCGGCTGCTGCCCCCCGGGTTCCCCGGTCAGGTGCTGCACGGCAACGGCTTCAGCCGCACCCTGCTGGAGAGCGCGGGCATCGAACTCGCCGACGCGTTCGTCGCCGTCACCTCCGGCGACAACACCAACATCGTCAGCGCCCGTACGGCCAAGGAGACGTACCGCGTGCCGATCGTGCTGGCCCGCATCTACGACCCCCGGCGCGCCGACATCTACCGCGACCTGGGCATCCCGACCATCGCCAGCGTGCGCTGGACCGTTCACCAACTGCACCAGATGCTGCTGCACCGCCATCTCACACCTGAACTCGACTTCGGCAACGGCGAGACCCTGCTGCTGCGTTCCCGCCTGCCGGCCTATCTCACCGGCCGGCCGCTCGGCGGTCTGGAGGTCGACGGCGAGATCCGCATCGTCGAAGTCACGCGCGGGGGCAGGTCGTTCCTGCCCACGTCCCACACCCCCGCCGAGACGGACGACCTCGTCACGTTCGCGGTCGCCGCGGACGCGCTGGGCCGGCTGCGCGGCTTCCTGGACAAGGAGCTCGGGACATGAAGGTCGTCGTCGCCGGGGCCGGGCGCCTCGGCACCCAGATCGCCCAGGTGCTGGGCGCCGCTCACAACGAGGTCACGCTCGTCGACCGGGACGACGACCGGGTCGCCGAACTCCGGGGACACGTGCCCGCCGACGTACGGGTCGGGGACGCGTGCGAGCCGACCGTCCTGGAGGGCGCGGGCGCCCACTCCGCCGATCTCGTCGTCGCCACCACCGGGGAGGACGAGGACAACCTCGTCATCAGCCTGCTCGCCAAGCGCCAGTTCAAGGTGGCCCGGGTCATCGCCCGGATCAACGACGACGAGAACGCCTGGCTGTTCACCCCGCACTGGGGTGTCGACACGGCCGTGCCGGCCGCCGCGCCGCTCATTTCCCTGATCGAGGAG is a genomic window containing:
- a CDS encoding CBS domain-containing protein, with product MDDRDAREGAAASAEARHAVPLYARKPVEEFRQTMMVRYLQAVASHAAQAAAEEPADAVAAQRATPSRPAAQADTIADLQVRHVMKRSVTGVTADTPFLDVARMLARQQIGAVPVVDGSQHVLGVIAESDLLARAADLSAPGGHAGPLSRLLGRHHDVGEAGGTAGTLMSAPALTVRPWTPVVEAARTAAGSRIRQIFVTDHHERLVGVVSRSELLHALVRDDRAIRDEIVSHVIRNRLGLAPGEVEVRVRNGTVTLTGTIDRELISRLTAEVAAIPDVYEVDDHLIAH
- a CDS encoding TrkA family potassium uptake protein, whose product is MRVVVLGCGRVGSALAAQLVNEGHDVRVIDRNPRTERLLPPGFPGQVLHGNGFSRTLLESAGIELADAFVAVTSGDNTNIVSARTAKETYRVPIVLARIYDPRRADIYRDLGIPTIASVRWTVHQLHQMLLHRHLTPELDFGNGETLLLRSRLPAYLTGRPLGGLEVDGEIRIVEVTRGGRSFLPTSHTPAETDDLVTFAVAADALGRLRGFLDKELGT
- a CDS encoding TrkA family potassium uptake protein — protein: MKVVVAGAGRLGTQIAQVLGAAHNEVTLVDRDDDRVAELRGHVPADVRVGDACEPTVLEGAGAHSADLVVATTGEDEDNLVISLLAKRQFKVARVIARINDDENAWLFTPHWGVDTAVPAAAPLISLIEEATSATDTVALLRLSKAGVNVIETVISGQSRAVGRTLADLAVPPGIVVATVVRDGDPKAPSPDFSLREGDVVLVVSHAATESEVHAAFQ
- a CDS encoding V-type ATPase subunit, which produces MSAGWVAGATRARAMAAARAGPRAARELAAAPSLSEALRVLANTVYRRGLDPTAGPGQAQRAVAGALLWQLRVLAGWQPRPGAAVLRLLASGFEIANTRDRLRSLSGAPQPPPHRLGALATAWPRLSRATSPAGVRAVLAASEWGDPGSAAPAALLTGMRLSAAARTAAQVPVAARWAAGEAALVLAREVHLTGHRLTGTAQRDAVRLLGTAAVRAPAFTEFRARLPASARWALEGAEEPKDLWRAEARWWPSVERDAVSMLARAGFDMSPVVGAAAVLGADAWRVRAALECAAHDGRALEAFDELLG
- a CDS encoding cation-transporting P-type ATPase; amino-acid sequence: MPRHPVAGAPADTVRPSAAAPPEASGTPVQRLAPDAVLEAFATSSHGLTSQEADARLRTYGPNELARPRPRGLWRRFAAQFTDLFAVVLIASSALTFLAYALQDPPDPGNLQLAFAILGVVVLNAVIGFAQEYSAERTAQTLQAMVPHTSRVLRDGQRRELPSGALVPGDLVLLEAGDSVSADCRIVEAHGLSVNNAPLTGESSAVGRTPEPSAAGSVLDSRNCVFMGTMVVSGSGKAVVHATGAATEFGRIFRLTQEAPQQKTPLQREVAVMARRVAALAIAIGAGVFALRLQTGQPLVSAFVFALGVMVALVPEGLPATLSVSLAIGVRRMARRQALVKRLLAVEALGSTTVICTDKTGTLTQAEMTVTRIWGDGAWHPVSGVGYAPIGEVSDPATVRELLRCAVLCTDARLVPPTGREGWRVLGDTTEGAILVAAAKAGLDADAEKEAAPRTGEFPFDPVRKLMSTLTHRADADTLCVKGAPQELLARCTRIRLDGAERPLTEALRQGVVDANDSMAGQGLRVLGVAVRRMEEPPDDAAAAESELTFLGLLGMLDPPRPEVSDAVQACRGAGIRIVMLTGDHPLTAEAIARRVGIVTDPSPTVVTGSRLDTLDAAALDALVAAPGQLLLCRVSPEHKMRVVAALQARGEVVAVTGDGANDAPALKHADIGVAMGAGGTDVAREASEMVLLDDSFASITAAVELGRSVYRNIRKFLAYLFSHNIAELVPILAAAFAGFPLVPLTAMQILAIDLGSDVLPALALGAEPPERDTMRRPPRDRHERLFSAELVRRFLFLGTVMSIGVCTVFFWQIHASGIPYDDFTADDPAYRKAITLTQAAIVVGQFFNALAVRTDRLSVFGAGLFSNPRLIAAGCFGVGLMAAISYAPPLQEVFHTAPLSVTDWAVLTAFGVLLLAAEELRKWWVRRTPVTIERAAIDNDKEAAP